The genomic segment attgttttgttgtaaaatataattttgcaCAGCGTTTTGTCCTATGTCTGCATCGCGTGCGGCATTTATTCTGTACCGAGACCCTTTCGGAGCTGATTCACTTATTTCCAGTTTAACGGCATCCTTAACAAAAACTGGTGGGTTGTCATTTACATCCTGAATTTGCAAAGATATCCGGTGCGATTCGAGAGGATCTTCAAGTACcaattcacatttcaaaatgcatgaAATCTTTGCTCCACACAGCTCCTCTCGGTCAATCCGATCAGCAACGAGCAGTTCTCCGGTATCAACGTTAATCTCGCAATAACATTTGCGGTTTCCTTCGAGGAAAATCCGAGCCTTCCTAGGTGGAAGTCTGCCTACTTCAAGCCCAAGATCCTTGGCTATGTTTCCAATCACCGATCCACGTTTCATTTCCTCTGGAAAAGAATAGCTCTTGTCGCCATTGGACTGCTGTAACACTAACAGCAAAAAAAGTGAGCCGCAGAAAAGGTTCACTGGGAATCCGTTATATGCCATCCTTCAGTAATCAAGATGAATAACAAATATTAAGAACGGAATCTGCATTTCTCTGAAACGAAAAAACCGAATGTGTACCTCTGTGAGCAATTGAAGACAAACAGTGCTATGGCAAACAACGAGCAGAAAAAGTGTGGGTGGAGACGCTTGGCGGATACGTATGCATCTTATTTCACTTTTCGATTGGTAGACAGCGACACTCACAGCATGtcataaatattacaaaatagtCACCCTGCACGTAAGGAACATGCAACTCAATTCATCTGAAGCGATATGGCCACTgaaagacagtcagacagacatatagacagatagatagcaTTAAGGGCCGTAGTACAAAAATCCCTTTGAGGTAATGCAAAGCAATACAGAATCCTTTCATAAATGAGACACTTTCAGtctattaagtttttttttgtccaatcagTTCTACTGTCTGTTTTGAAGCTGTACGTTGGGAtagtgttgtactggactgcatgATATTAGCAGCCAAAGTGTTCCCACAAATCTGTGAATTTCGTTTATATAAGTAGTTGAGCCCAACGTATTAGAATAACCTCACATTGTGTTTCAATGGAATACAAACCACCGCAAACAGCAGCCTACAAAAGCACCGTACAGGTACCGTAACGACAGGTAAAAATAACCGCAACAAGAAGTAAAAACTATTGGGCAAAGAAGTATAATTTTACGGCTCTTGGATCCGACTGCATTGCAAGAAGTCTCGGTTTTCTAGTCACTGTGTACATTCATACACAAAGTCCTAAAACTACAACATAATGCTATGAGTAATTGCTTAACTAAAATTGTAgctatggtaaaaaaaaaaacaccaaccaaAGATGTAAAAAACAGCTTTACAGTATTGTCTGGATTATACAACCAAGGTCTGTTTCATGAACATTAGCACGACTGTGAAGAGAATAGTAGCTGGATGACTTTATTTGCTCTGATCAGAATTGGACAGCGATGGATCGTGAAACGAAACAGAGTTCTGATTCAGCAGAAACCTGCATTGTCTTCACAAATGTTCGTGATTTATTGGTATACTGATGGTTTTAAATAGAGTAGGTATAGCAAATCCGATAATATCCTTAAAATTGTTGATAAGGTATCCCCGTATTAAGGATTTTTTACttactgaacaaattaatttcttaTAATAGTTATTTTGGTATAACCGAAGACAAGccagacattaaaaatatgaagtaTACCTCCAGTGAATCCAGCGGTGCcctaaatgaaaaccaaaagcTAATTTAAATATGTCTGGGTATAAAAACTTAATTATTTCAGAGAAACTTTTCCTGGGTCGAAGATTTGATGTTCTTACCTCAGGGGAAACATCACAATCTGCAAAGGCATCAGCAAAGTCTGATGGACTCTTCCTCAGAGTCTGGTCAGCAGGCAGCGTGTTGTCATTGTAAGATGTCACAAACTTAAAGTCACTGGTTCTAGATCCTGTTGTCAGGTAGGCGTCATAATTGTAAGCGCTGCGTAAAGTTCCTGTGCCGTCAACATCTGCGTAATTAGGAGGCAGATAAGCGCTGGGGATGGCGACTGCTCCGTCAAACAACAGTCTGGGCTTTCTCCTGCGACAAAACCTCACACCcaggatgatgataatgaaggtCAGGAAAAAGGTGGACACGGACACCAGAGCGACGATCAGGTAAGAAGTCAGTTTGGAATTCTTCTCATCATAGGAAATATCCTTCAGTTCTGGCACCTCAGCCAAGTTATCAGAGATAAGTAGATACATGGAACaggtggcagacagagagggctgTCCGTTGTCTTTCACTGCCACTATGAGGTTCTGTTTCATGCTGTCAGATTCAGAAATGTCCCGCTGGGTCCTGATCTCTCCGCTGTGGAGACCAATGGTGAAAAGTCCCGGATCGGTGGATTTGACTATATGATAGGACAGCCAGGCGTTCTGGCCGGAGTCCGCGTCCACTGCTATCACTTTGGACACCAGAGAGCCTCCGTGTGCAGCTTTGGGGACCAGCTCGGTCATGAAGGAGTTGCCCTCCGGGGCGGGGTACAGTATCTGAGGAGAGTTGTCGTTCACATCCGATATGAAGACACTGACGGTCACGTTGCTGCTGAGCGGAGGAGAACCGTTGTCTCGGGCCATCACGTGGACTTTAAAGCTCCTGAACTGTTCGTAATCAAACGACCTCGCAGCGTGGATCACCCCCGTGTCTCCGTTAACAGATAGATAGGACGACACCGGGGCACCGTTCACCTCACCCGGTAACAGAGAATAAATCACTGTACCGTTTTGTCTCCAGTCGGGGTCTCGAGCAGTCACGGAACATAAAGTGGAGCcgggtttgttgttttcactcacaTATGCGCTGTAGGACTGTTCCTCAAACACCGGTGGGTTGTCGTTGATGTCGGCTACAGATAACTGAACGGTtttagaggaggacagaggtggAGAGCCCTCGTCAGTGGCAGTGATTGTAATGTTGTAATCGGACACTAGTTCACGGTCCAGTTGTCCTGTGGTCACCAGAGAATAATAGTTTTTAATGGAGGGAACTAACttaaaagggacattttgcTGAATGGAGCAGCGGACCTGTCTGTTATTCTCAGAGTCTCTATCCTGCACGTTAATGATGCCCACCTCTGTACCAGGTGACACGTTCTCAGGTGTGGGGTTAGTCAGTGATTTCATATGTATTACTGGAGCATTGTCATTAACATCAGTGATATCAATCATGACTTTGGAATCAGATGAAAGTCCATAGCCGTCTTTGGCATCGATCCGCATTTCATATTTAGAATTACTCTCGAAATCAAGTGGTCCTATAACTTTTATCTCCCCAGTTTTACTGTTTAGTGAGAAAACCTTTTTTGCCCTATCTGAGATACGACTAAATTC from the Xiphias gladius isolate SHS-SW01 ecotype Sanya breed wild chromosome 23, ASM1685928v1, whole genome shotgun sequence genome contains:
- the LOC120785658 gene encoding protocadherin beta-15-like, giving the protein MDVKGQSVLSFVWGFAMLVRITSADLSYSVPEEMRPRSIVGNIAKDLGLEVGKLFTRKARIDTEENYQHYCAIDLKSGDFVIRERIDREELCGEKVSCILKFDLVLESPLELHRISLLIQDVNDNSPVFPKDKLKLEIRESAVRGARYRVNEAHDVDIGPNTVKQYSLQKNGHFVLSVRDDADRSVSVELVLDKELDREKEHDLNFMLIAVDGGNPQRSGTANIHVTVLDANDNAPVFDQAVYKASLPENAALDTVVVAVSARDADEGINGEVTYEFSRISDRAKKVFSLNSKTGEIKVIGPLDFESNSKYEMRIDAKDGYGLSSDSKVMIDITDVNDNAPVIHMKSLTNPTPENVSPGTEVGIINVQDRDSENNRQVRCSIQQNVPFKLVPSIKNYYSLVTTGQLDRELVSDYNITITATDEGSPPLSSSKTVQLSVADINDNPPVFEEQSYSAYVSENNKPGSTLCSVTARDPDWRQNGTVIYSLLPGEVNGAPVSSYLSVNGDTGVIHAARSFDYEQFRSFKVHVMARDNGSPPLSSNVTVSVFISDVNDNSPQILYPAPEGNSFMTELVPKAAHGGSLVSKVIAVDADSGQNAWLSYHIVKSTDPGLFTIGLHSGEIRTQRDISESDSMKQNLIVAVKDNGQPSLSATCSMYLLISDNLAEVPELKDISYDEKNSKLTSYLIVALVSVSTFFLTFIIIILGVRFCRRRKPRLLFDGAVAIPSAYLPPNYADVDGTGTLRSAYNYDAYLTTGSRTSDFKFVTSYNDNTLPADQTLRKSPSDFADAFADCDVSPEWPYRFR